Sequence from the Aspergillus nidulans FGSC A4 chromosome III genome:
ACGGCTTCAATTGGCAGTATCTTCCCAATTGGTTCAGATCCAATTCTTATCTTCTCCCATTGACTTGACAATAACGATGCCAAGCACTTCAGCCACTTCGATGTTTCCTCTCAGTGAGTCATGGTGGGTCGAATACGACATGCCAAGGGCCAGCCCAGGTATACTATTTAAGCTCCTATTGAAGTCCCAGAAAGTTCTAAAGAGCATGGGAATCACGGCCAAAGTCCGATCTTACCGAGAATCTTGACATTCCCACTATGCCACACCCCACGTCACAGGGGAGGGCAGTCACCCCAGCAGAAGCACGCCTTATTGAACGCGCCGAAACAGCCTTCATAACCGCTCAGATTGATGCTGGCCGGCAAGTTTACCCAGAAGATGGCTTTCAAGCTGAATCTATTGGTGGCGGCGTCGCTGCAGTAACAAAAGCATCATTTGGCCGGAAACTGAACCATGTTGCCGGAATTGGGATGGAGCGCCCTGTCACAGAtaaggatattgaggatATTGAACGGCTTTTTAAGGCCATTGGTGTTCAGCCAGAAATCAATCTCTGTCCCTTTGCCCATAACAGCGCAATGGAGGCGTTAAAGAAGAGGGGGTATATGATCTGTGCGGAAATGAATGTTTATGCTCTGTCCTTGCAGGATTATGAGGCTGAGGATGGATCACATCATAAAGATGGGGAGTGCAAACAGACGAAAGGCAACGATATCGACATCACACCAGTCTCAAAAGAAGATTacgccctcttcatccggTCTTCCACCACAGGTTTCGCCTCCACAGGGTCTCCCAGCCCTGACCTCTTCCGCGCACTCGCAACAATTGCGACCCTCCGCCCTGACACGCGTCTTTACGTTGCTAAGATCGATGGAAAAATCGCCGGGACAGCAGGACTAGCACTCATCACCACATCTCTTGGCAAAGTTGCGGAGCTGTATATCGACAGCACGCTTCCAGAGTTCAGGGGGAGGGGCGTTCAAGTGGCATTATTGAAAGCTAGACTTGCTGAGGCGAAGAGAGATGGGTAcgatattgctgctgtgacAACGTGGCCTGGTGGTGTGAGTGCGAGGAATATGGAAAGGGTAGGGTTTAAGCTGGCGTATAGGAAGGATGTTTACACTCCTGGTTCTCCTGGTTGTGGTTAGGCCATATAATATATTCGCTCGTATATTATAGATTATAGATCGTAAATTCCATGTATCCTGACATACCGCATAGAGTGTGTATTTGCTTATTTCTCAAAGTTGGCCGACAGTAGTTAATTTGTTCTGTTGTAGTAAAGCACGTGAAAAAGCTGTTGAATTAAGCCATTTTGTATTCTTCATGACTATCCTTGATTTGTTCAATGTATCCCTGGTTATAGATTCGGACTTTTTAATGTGTAAGCCAGTCAAGATGAAGCTGTAGGTCTTAGGCACTCCGGCCATGAACACTTTAAAGTACTGGCAGTTCTGCATCCGCGCGGTGATaacttgttcttcctgggtaGTTGAATATATCACACTATGCAGTCAATTTCATAATGATGTCATTCGCTGCGCGAACATTTGTCGGCTAGGCTGGTCCTACTCTTGTGCATCTGGCTGTTATTATCCCTGGGGCAATGTCGCAGCTGTATATAGACGTACTAGGCAAGTACTAAGAGGCAGCGTGAGGGCTATATAACCGAATTGCGAGGTGCCGAACACTTTCAAGTGTGAATTGAAGAAAATATAATGAAAAATCTGAATCTTACTGTCTGATCAAACGTCCAACACCCAGAAAGAGAACTATACCCAGTTTGATTTGCTGTATATCGTAAAAGAACTAGTACATACAACCATAAGGTGTGGcaaacagggcttcccgtccgctcagccgtacttaagccacactGATAAACGTGGCCTGAAGTCAAGTGAGCCCCGAAGGTGTCGCCCTTTTTATGGGTGACAAAGGTTATAGCAGCGTGGGCTAGAATTGGGTGGGAGTTTGTCATTCTAGTCTCCGTTGGGTCTGCAAACCAGCAGAGGGTTGCTTCATGAATACATTTGGCCGTGCCATGGTATGTGACATTCTCTATTATCGCGCGTTGGCGAGTGATAGCTTTATCCGTTCTATACAACCCAGCGGATCTAACCCCATGAACAAACGCGCCTATACAGGCCAGGTATACAAGTACTGTATCCCATCTCCCGCAGGTTGTAGTAATCGGTTCGCTTTTGGAAGGATTGAACTCCAATATGACCTAACCTAGCTTTCGGCATATTTTGAATTTTTATTTTCCTTGATTTCTCCCCAAACCCAGCCTGTCTCAACTGATtaagtacggagtactcgtGAAACAGCGATGGCCTAAGGAAACAAATCTTGCATCATGCCTTCACCCCGGCGTCTCTTTTCGTCAACCATCCCAGCTCTCAACATTCTTCACTGAACCCCTCAATCCCTGGGACTTACATCGTCATTTCTTTTGCATTGCGTTGTCTCATACAATATGNNNNNNNNNNNNNNNNNNNNNNNNNNNNNNNNNNNNNNNNNNNNNNNNNNNNNNNNNNNNNNNNNNNNNNNNNNNNNNNNNNNNNNNNNNNNNNNNNNNNCCTTCTTCCATCGAGCCTACGTAATGTGGTTTCCACTTTTGCTATAAAGCCTTGATAACAATTGATAGCAGATAATTTATCCTCATCTGGTTTCAGGCAAGATCTCAGGATGACTGATCCGATTGATCAAAGATTCTGTCCGTTAGAAAGAGAATGGACCAGCTTTTCCCCTGCAACTGCTTGCACTGTGTACGATACACTGCTAAGGCTGGAGGCATCTCGTCCCGATTGGGTTAGACCGGTGTCAGCCGAACACAGCTGGACTCACCGTCGACACGAGACCATTTCCTGCTGTCGGCTTTCGAGGTGGTTGCTAGCGTCGATTTTGATCATGTGATTGATATCGGTAATGAGcgactgcattgaaggtcttgagggTCCTAATCTTCTAACTACAATCTGTATAGGCTATTTATGCcttttcaaaggcttcaaaaagaatgttctcgatatcagtaGATAATTCAGTTAGTATATAGATAGTTGCAATCCGCCTATGGCGGTGTGATTGCCTCGTATGAttggacgagcgaggtgctggatattgattagtaagagGAGGTCTTCTCTGGTCGACACCTGCGTTTCCCACTGGGGCCCCTCTTGCCGCCTTCGCCTGCAAACTGAACGCCCTTTAGGTTCAGTATGGAATATGAAGACGAGATGGTTTTATATGTGCTAAAGTCGTCCACTTTATAGCCCCGGTGGTGATATCCCGCGTTTGAGAATGACTGACTCAACACCGGCAATCCGTCGCAATGGCCTGCTCCAATCTTGCGAGCCTTGTCGCAAATCAAAGCTTAAATGTGACCATGGACGGCCAGTTTGTGGACGATGTATTGCGAAAAACATTACGCAGAGATGCTTTTATCATCCTGCGCCTATGACCAAGGATGCATCGCAGCCTCCATCTTATCGTCCTGCCAAGAGGCCAAGGACGGAATCTTCACTGTACGTTCACCAGCTTAgtggaggaagcagaaggcaaAAGAACTGATTTAAATAGTACGCCAAGCCCTGAACCAACATCTGCGTCGGGtactgcatctgcatctgcatctgcatctaCGGTGCAGTACGGACTTCGCCTTGCAGCCGCAGACCAGCGCCCCTCCACAACACCTGGGTATCTAGGCTCGACCAGCTTTTCCGCCGTCTTCAGCGAACACCGCGCAAACATATCCTTTGAGGAGGGTAACCATGCCCCAGACGGGGTACTATCCAAATTAACGGACGGTTACCGTCTTGAGTCCGGCCTCGAAGTCATCAAGTTTCTCTACCGGAACAACATATGGGAGATCCTGATTCGCAAGTTCTACGCTGGCCACTTGATGGCCGTTGTCTCAAACCTCATCATAAGAGCGATTATCATATCCCTTCGACGGATCTTCGACGCCATTGACCGTGAGAAAGACGTCGAAAAGCAGCTCCGCGATCTGGTGCAGCGCATATTCCAGTCCTCGGCTCATCCACTGACCTCGCATGCGTCCATGACGGTCGAAGAGTATTTTGCCTCGTTTACAGACGAGAACCTGCGCTGGGAGGTAGTTGGTCTTGTTTTGGCGACGGCCGGGATCGCAATGATGTCCACCTCAGATGACGACCCCGATGTTCTGCGGGTGGCGCCTGACGCACAGGGCGCGGAGATGCTCCGTTCACGCTTGGTCGAGGCAAGCAGGACGTGTCTTTTGTTCTGTGCAACAGCGGCGTCGGTTAATGAACTTCTGGGCTTCTATCAGTACAACGATATGCTATTGCGTACGCAGTATTATGGGGATACGAGTACGCCCTGCTCTCATGACACAAACATTGCCACTAACGACAGTATAGGCTACGCCGCCTGGCGCAAACTTGGCAATCTCACAGCGACCATATATGCAGCCGGTCTGCATCAGGAAAGCACACGCGCACAAAACTGTCCTCCATTCCTGCATCAGTGGCGGAAAATGTGCTTCGCTGCTGCATTCTACGCAGACAAGTCTCTTTCTACGTTCGTTGGGAGGCCGCCATTTATTAATTATCGGTACTGCTCTATTTCACCGCCGCTGGACATTAAGGATGAAGACCTGATTGCTGGCGAGGAGCAGCTCAGGCGGGCAATGGCTAATCTCGACTCCTCAGGGTGGAATACGAAAGGCAACACGCTGCGGGGAAGCCTGTTGCGTTTACGGTTCCATTTGGCAGTGCTGAGAGAGCAGGCGCTTGAGATTGCGCTGGGGAATTATGATGACAAGACGATTTTGAGCAAGTATAAGTGAGTAGGCTCTAGCTCCAACCCCGCTGTGGTACCGACTGACTCTCTGTAGTGAGCTTATCCAAACCGCCCAGAACCAATGGCAGTCATGTCCTGTTTACCTACGACATGACCAGTACATCCCGAATGGAGAATCGCCTAATATCACCTTCGCGAGACGCCACATCTACCTCGATTATCTGTATACTCTATTCTTGGTTCAGAGAATGGTCGTCAAGCGAACAAACACCAGCCAGGAAGCCCTTTTCATGACCTCCCGGGAGGTCctcgccatcatccttgagGTCACTGGCGAACGGCACCCGGGAGTTGATATGAGTAGGCATCATTCTTGGATCGTACGTGCTGTTAAATTCCTCCAGCCAGATCAGACACAGCACTAACACCAACAGGTCCTCTACTACGGTCTcccaagcgcaagcactTTAGCCTTTGAACTTCTTCGACAAACCCAAGAACCAGGCCCACATCCAGTCATGCCTCCGCGGCCTGAGATAATCCGCAACCTCAGTGTTTTCGTCTCGTGTCTGTCATGGGTCGCAACTCCAGGACAAGGCAATTATCGGACGTGCAAGGCAGTCGAGAAAAAGCTGTCTGATATCCTGGACCAGATATTGGATCCCAAGCCGGACCCGCAGCCTGTGCAAGGGTTCTTAGATGCAAGCGGTGGCTATCCGGACCATGACGCGGCGGGGCTGTATAGTCTTTTGAATTGGTATGCTCCGAACAATATCGATTTGGATTCGTTCGAATCCCCGGCCAAGGATGAGTTTTTGTTTTAGGCTCGCCTGCGGGCGGGATACAGACGCCGATATGCGGTTGTTGCATCACGACTTGGTACATAATTACTCTTGTTCTTCCAAGGATACACCGGCGCATAGCCAGTCAGAAGAGCATAGGAATCGAGGTCAGGATGTCGGAGGAGAGAAATATAACGAAGAGGGTTATCACAGCAATATCAAATCATCACCCAATCTATCAGTCATATCGTCATTATCATCATAGTCATACCATCCAAACAAAATCGTTTGTTGGTCGGGTTTCCTGATAGAAGTAGGCTCTGTGGCAGAGCGGGCAGTTGTAATGGTCCTGGAGATACCATTTATCCAGGCATTCTCGATGGAAAACGTGCAGGCATTTGAGTTCGCGGATCACTTGCGAGCGGAGGACTGGTTCAAGGCATACCACGCTGCAGTGAAGAGTGGTCAGCGACGGGCTGCCAAACAAGCGATAATGCGACACCATCCACAGAAGCGGGCTGAATACAAGGCTGAACGTACCATATAAACTGATTTTCCGGACAATCAGAGGGGAGAGGAGGGCCGTGAGCTTTGGTCCACCACTCCTCGAGTGTTCTTGAAGGCGAGACGGCATCGAGCTTGCGGAGTTTGTCGGACGAATCCCGCTTGCGCGATTTCTTGCTCGGCGGCCGCCGCTCGCGGCGATTGAAGTAGACGGTGAAGCTAATCCAGCATTAGTTCGTGTCTAAGTATTCCGCATTATTCaaggaaaaaaggaagagacgTACATCAGACACATGATGATCAGAGCGACAATCCCAAGACCAATACCTAGGACAATGCTCATATGAGTCTGGCTGATTTGGAACTTCCTTTCGTGGCGTTGGTCTCTTCTGTCCATGCCTTGCACCCTAAGCAGTACCTCGCTTTCGGTAGAGAGCGGTTGCGATCGCCTCACAACACTCTAGGCTGGCCGGGTGTTTTCGCTGTTGTTGACTTGGTCTGGGGCggtattatatagtatatcGGGAACTCGAAATCACCGTAATCGGGGTTTTAACCGATTATTTATTCACGGCGCAAACGGCGACCGCAAAGAGTGCTTTTTAGTCGCCGGTCAGGCCATGTCCAGCGTCTGCTCTGCGAAGATCAGATGCTCCTCAGTCCCGACGGGTACGGTAGCTAAGTCCCGTCTAGACCGGTGGTGACGTAGGCAGCTAGCGGCCAAGTACCAGACGCCAAGTCTAGTGCAGGAAGAAAGGGGAATCAAAAGATGCTAGGAGTGTGAGGGGAGACGAGATGATGAGTgtgagaagagatgaagaaaagtCGAGGAGTCGGTGTAGGAGACAAGAGGGAAAAGTGAAGGTTAAAGCTGAGGAAAGTGAAGGTGTAACGGGAGCTAGCTGAACCTTGTCCAGCCCCTAGTATACGAATAACAATGGCAGGTACGGTGCGCGGAATGGGGAGAATGGGGAGGCGAGGGGCACTGCACCTTAAACCttgcctcctcgtcgtcctgctgctgctgcatatgtAGCTCGACCACGCAGGAAGATCAGGCCTCGTGAACGGGTGTGCCTAACATCAGAGCACACCATGCTACGGTGCGGTTGGACAGGCCATGCGATGCGATTTGACAGGAGCGTTCCCCGCGTTGGCCGATCATTAGCGATCGGAACGGGAGACGTTGGCGGGATCATGTGAAGGCCAACGGAATGTGATCGGTATCGCCAATTTTGTCTAGAGGCGGCAGTCTTAATCGCTTAAATGGTTCGAAGGGATCATATATTGGTCTTATGTATAGCTACTGTTAAAAGGCTACGAGATTTGTTTTTTTCACTTGAAGACTTGTTGATGTGATGTTTTCAAAAGTGACAAAGGAGCGACCCCACCTGGATAGGCCCCACATAAGCTTATCACGAGATGCGAGCTGGGATTGATTACGTGATGTTGCTGGGCAGAAGCATAGTCCATCTCAGTTCATAGTGTGAGTCCGATTCTATCCGGTGCCTGGAGCAGATACAAGAGCGGATACAAGTTGTTCGAGAAAGTAGCCATAGTTTAGGTCATTAATTGCAAGCTAGATGGTGCCTGATGAGAGATGGGGCCCGTCCTCAGAGTTGCCAAGACTAGGTGAGGAGGTGGTAGAGGCGCTGCGCATGCAGAGCCGATCCTCACCTTGCCTCACATCCCCTCCCGCGATTAACCTTACATGGCTCCAGCTAGGTCTGTGTCACGGGACCGGGATCCCGGTCCAGTGCACGTCAACTACGGTACCCGAAGAGTACGGCAAAGTATATTCGCAGAATTGTAACCTGCGCAAGTGGGCTTGGAGCAAATAATTGCGCAGACCTCCCCAGCCGCTCTGCCGTCAGACCTCCCTCTTATCGTGGTGCTCTGTCGTAGCCACGACCTCGTTGTCCTTGTCCGCGATATCCTCCGGCAGGGTTCCCAGCGCACGCCCTCCGAACAGAATATCGATCTCTTCAAGAGATTTTTGTTTCGtctcgatgaagaaaaagtaTACTACAGGTAGTGTGACACATATATCTGGTTTTGAGTTAGTATTCTTGGATCAGAGGGGATGGGGTTGAAGGGCGGACGTACTCCAGCCTGCGAAGATGAAATAGAACTTCCACCCGATCTTGCCGAGAGCGATGGGAGACACTTGCGACCAGAGCGTGCTGACAGTCCA
This genomic interval carries:
- a CDS encoding GNAT family N-acetyltransferase (transcript_id=CADANIAT00005336), with translation MPHPTSQGRAVTPAEARLIERAETAFITAQIDAGRQVYPEDGFQAESIGGGVAAVTKASFGRKLNHVAGIGMERPVTDKDIEDIERLFKAIGVQPEINLCPFAHNSAMEALKKRGYMICAEMNVYALSLQDYEAEDGSHHKDGECKQTKGNDIDITPVSKEDYALFIRSSTTGFASTGSPSPDLFRALATIATLRPDTRLYVAKIDGKIAGTAGLALITTSLGKVAELYIDSTLPEFRGRGVQVALLKARLAEAKRDGYDIAAVTTWPGGVSARNMERVGFKLAYRKDVYTPGSPGCG
- a CDS encoding putative C6 transcription factor (transcript_id=CADANIAT00005337); this encodes MTDSTPAIRRNGLLQSCEPCRKSKLKCDHGRPVCGRCIAKNITQRCFYHPAPMTKDASQPPSYRPAKRPRTESSLTPSPEPTSASGTASASASASTVQYGLRLAAADQRPSTTPGYLGSTSFSAVFSEHRANISFEEGNHAPDGVLSKLTDGYRLESGLEVIKFLYRNNIWEILIRKFYAGHLMAVVSNLIIRAIIISLRRIFDAIDREKDVEKQLRDLVQRIFQSSAHPLTSHASMTVEEYFASFTDENLRWEVVGLVLATAGIAMMSTSDDDPDVLRVAPDAQGAEMLRSRLVEASRTCLLFCATAASVNELLGFYQYNDMLLRTQYYGDTSTPCSHDTNIATNDSIGYAAWRKLGNLTATIYAAGLHQESTRAQNCPPFLHQWRKMCFAAAFYADKSLSTFVGRPPFINYRYCSISPPLDIKDEDLIAGEEQLRRAMANLDSSGWNTKGNTLRGSLLRLRFHLAVLREQALEIALGNYDDKTILSKYNELIQTAQNQWQSCPVYLRHDQYIPNGESPNITFARRHIYLDYLYTLFLVQRMVVKRTNTSQEALFMTSREVLAIILEVTGERHPGVDMSRHHSWIVLYYGLPSASTLAFELLRQTQEPGPHPVMPPRPEIIRNLSVFVSCLSWVATPGQGNYRTCKAVEKKLSDILDQILDPKPDPQPVQGFLDASGGYPDHDAAGLYSLLNWYAPNNIDLDSFESPAKDEFLF
- a CDS encoding putative RING finger domain protein (transcript_id=CADANIAT00005338), with the protein product MCLIFTVYFNRRERRPPSKKSRKRDSSDKLRKLDAVSPSRTLEECLVFSPLLWMVSHYRLFGSPSLTTLHCSVVCLEPVLRSQVIRELKCLHVFHRECLDKWYLQDHYNCPLCHRAYFYQETRPTNDFVWMIG